One genomic window of Candidatus Pseudobacter hemicellulosilyticus includes the following:
- a CDS encoding C25 family cysteine peptidase: MRQIFTLLFLLTGSTLLGQSYNNEWIDHSKTYYKFKVGRNGLYRIAKDVLANAGLDNVPVENLEIYRNGKLVPFFPSVVSGTLPAGGYIELWAEINDGIPDHQLYREGRFQHTTARSLFSDTAAYFLTRGSSANPYKVEEEVNDVNGPHPAVEPYFMYTYGNYYSSRINPGYASVLPEYVYLSSFDQGEFKSTGDIIPAGNATVSLTSLFVYAAGPASSLKFGLTGNAQNERTFRALVNGIAVKDTVMNFFNDYIGTVPVTTSTITATTVPVKFQNMSSLSSDRMSASFFELTYPRQFNFGNTQQFQFTLPAKAEGYYLEISNFQTGNVAPVLYDLTHRKKYTAVLTGSVSKFVLPGSAEPMSLVMGSQATAALIPVTELTPRNFVNYSNQVAGGDKPYLLIANSLFYTGSTGNNPVNDYKNYRESAAGGGYKVVIADIAELTDQYAFGIKHHPSSIKNFLSDARAHFASQPQYVFLLGRGMTYTEYYANRTNASIDRLLLMPTFGQPGSDNLLSAEGVSSPVAATPIGRLSIVYAKELEDYLEKVKEYENVQQTAPNTLAGREWMKNVVHVTGSSEAYLGSVLCNYMGVYKTIVEDTAFGGKVSTFCKVSTNSVETLTAARLTELFNEGISLLTYFGHSSSTTLEFNIENPNNYNNQGKYPVFCVNGCNAGNFFTFYAPRLNALETLSEKFVLAKQRGTVAFLASTHLGIVSYLNLYINNFYRELANKDFGKSLGETNRDALRDLFNASSGGDYYARMHAEQVTLHGDPAIHINSQPKPDYVMEESLIWVNPNYISVAENNFQLKVKMVNLGKAYKDSIVVDIKQQYPSGQTGTIFHGKVKGIRYADSLSFDVPIVATRDKGLNKIIVVLDIDQEVEEVSENNNTASKEFYIYDEEARPVMPFDLSIVGEQSVKFYASTANPFSTQREYALEIDTTQKFNSNLLRRTSISSTGGMLEFNPGVSFLDSTVYYWRVATVPASGTDYKWNTASFTYLAGKPDGFGQDHYFQHLESLTQHITLQESRTWTFDSTMNSLTVLNGVYPITSGQQNAYTVYVNGNALISAGCTYNELIINVLDPHTFKPWVNHYSGAAGMGDYNSDKSCGGGREYNFMYSLATTARRKAAMDFLNLVPDGHIVIIRSNSSPQTTAYPTVNTFSKAWKADTTLYGSGVSLYHLLFNQGWLDIDDFSFPRGFNFVYKKNDPGFKAASAFTPDIFNPISQAVTIPTQDSVGTINSPTFGPATKWRELVWKGVSTESNSKDRVSLQVIGVDNNDLETVLYRLNESQQHFDISSVDPGQFPYIRLKLQNMDSVGYTPYQLKYWRLYYDPVPEGVLAPNLSFSTEDTVDIGQTLNFTIPFKNITKSTFADSISLKVNVINSGNVSNTVVVPKLKPLQQNDTAMIRLAINTRTFPGKNTLQLDVNPDFAQPEQYHFNNFVFRDFYVRPDVTNPLLDVTFDGVHIINRDIVSARPHIRVRLKDEAKYMLLNDTSISSIQVRHPNGETRVHYFDNDTLRFTPATSAEDNSATIDFFPDFTAQVNPEGDDYEMIISAKDLSGNSAGTKEYRVSFRVISKPMISNLLNYPNPFSTSTAFVFTLTGSELPQNMKIQILTVTGKIVREITMNELGPIRIGRNITEFKWNGTDQYGSKLANGVYLYRVVTTLNGKRMDKYKSEGDNTDKYFNNGYGKMYLMR, encoded by the coding sequence ATGCGGCAAATTTTTACACTATTGTTCCTCCTGACGGGCAGCACCCTGCTTGGACAGTCTTACAACAATGAGTGGATTGATCATAGCAAGACCTACTACAAGTTCAAGGTAGGTCGCAACGGCCTCTACAGGATCGCCAAAGATGTCCTGGCCAATGCAGGACTGGATAATGTTCCCGTAGAGAACCTGGAGATCTACCGCAACGGAAAACTGGTGCCCTTTTTCCCCTCCGTAGTCTCCGGTACTTTGCCTGCCGGTGGTTATATTGAGCTGTGGGCAGAGATCAATGACGGTATCCCGGATCACCAGCTCTACCGCGAAGGCCGCTTTCAGCATACCACCGCCCGGAGCCTTTTTTCCGATACGGCCGCTTACTTCCTGACAAGGGGCAGTTCCGCCAACCCTTATAAGGTAGAAGAAGAAGTGAATGATGTGAACGGACCACATCCGGCTGTTGAGCCCTACTTCATGTATACCTATGGTAACTATTATTCCAGCAGGATCAATCCGGGCTATGCATCGGTGCTGCCGGAATATGTATATCTCTCCTCCTTTGATCAGGGCGAGTTTAAGTCTACCGGTGATATTATTCCAGCCGGTAATGCTACCGTCAGCCTTACCAGCCTGTTTGTATATGCGGCAGGACCAGCCTCTTCATTGAAGTTTGGTCTTACCGGCAACGCTCAGAATGAACGCACTTTCCGGGCCCTGGTGAATGGCATTGCAGTGAAAGATACGGTGATGAACTTTTTTAATGATTACATCGGAACAGTTCCCGTAACCACCAGCACCATCACTGCAACCACTGTACCGGTGAAGTTCCAGAATATGAGCTCCCTGTCTTCCGACCGTATGTCCGCCTCTTTTTTTGAGCTGACCTATCCCCGCCAGTTCAATTTTGGTAATACCCAGCAGTTTCAGTTTACGCTTCCCGCCAAAGCAGAAGGATACTACCTGGAAATAAGCAATTTCCAGACTGGTAACGTGGCCCCTGTACTCTACGATCTTACCCACCGGAAAAAATACACCGCTGTGCTGACAGGCAGCGTGAGCAAGTTTGTACTGCCAGGCTCCGCAGAGCCCATGTCATTGGTCATGGGTAGCCAGGCCACCGCTGCCTTGATACCGGTAACGGAACTGACACCCCGGAATTTTGTCAATTACAGCAACCAGGTGGCAGGCGGCGATAAACCCTATCTCCTCATTGCCAATTCCCTTTTTTATACAGGTTCCACAGGCAATAACCCCGTCAATGACTACAAAAATTACCGGGAATCTGCCGCCGGCGGTGGATATAAAGTAGTAATAGCAGATATTGCCGAACTGACCGATCAGTATGCCTTTGGTATTAAACACCATCCTTCTTCCATAAAGAATTTTCTGAGTGATGCCCGGGCGCATTTTGCCAGCCAGCCACAATACGTTTTCCTGCTGGGCAGGGGTATGACCTATACAGAATATTATGCTAACCGCACCAATGCTTCTATAGACAGGCTCCTGCTGATGCCAACTTTTGGCCAGCCCGGCTCTGATAACCTGCTGAGTGCTGAAGGCGTCAGTTCACCTGTGGCTGCAACGCCAATTGGCCGCCTGTCTATTGTGTACGCCAAAGAACTGGAAGATTACCTGGAGAAGGTGAAGGAATACGAAAACGTGCAGCAAACCGCTCCCAATACCCTGGCCGGCAGGGAATGGATGAAAAACGTTGTGCATGTAACTGGTTCCAGCGAGGCTTACCTGGGCTCCGTACTGTGTAACTACATGGGCGTGTACAAAACCATCGTAGAGGATACCGCCTTTGGTGGTAAGGTCAGCACCTTCTGTAAAGTATCTACCAACTCCGTGGAAACATTGACTGCCGCCAGGCTGACAGAGCTCTTCAATGAAGGGATCAGCCTGCTTACTTATTTCGGACACTCTTCCAGCACCACCCTCGAATTCAATATTGAGAATCCCAACAACTATAATAACCAGGGCAAATACCCGGTATTCTGTGTAAATGGTTGTAATGCGGGCAACTTCTTTACTTTTTATGCACCCCGCCTGAATGCGCTGGAAACACTTTCCGAGAAATTTGTGCTGGCCAAACAGCGTGGTACCGTGGCCTTCCTGGCCAGTACCCACCTGGGTATTGTCAGCTACCTCAACCTGTACATCAACAATTTTTACAGGGAACTGGCCAATAAGGATTTTGGAAAATCGCTGGGCGAAACCAACAGGGATGCGCTGCGGGATCTGTTCAACGCCTCTTCCGGTGGCGATTATTATGCCCGCATGCATGCTGAGCAGGTTACCCTGCATGGAGACCCCGCCATTCATATCAACTCACAGCCCAAACCGGATTATGTGATGGAAGAATCACTGATCTGGGTAAATCCCAATTATATCTCTGTAGCAGAAAATAATTTCCAGCTCAAAGTGAAAATGGTTAACCTCGGAAAAGCCTATAAAGATTCCATTGTAGTGGATATCAAACAGCAGTATCCCAGCGGTCAGACCGGCACCATTTTTCATGGAAAAGTAAAAGGCATCCGCTATGCTGATTCCCTGAGCTTTGATGTGCCTATTGTGGCTACCCGCGATAAAGGGCTCAATAAGATCATTGTAGTCCTGGATATAGACCAGGAAGTAGAAGAAGTATCAGAGAATAATAATACGGCTTCCAAAGAATTCTACATCTATGATGAAGAAGCAAGGCCCGTAATGCCTTTTGATCTGTCCATTGTAGGGGAGCAATCAGTAAAATTCTATGCCTCCACCGCCAATCCGTTCAGTACGCAACGGGAATATGCGCTGGAAATTGATACCACCCAAAAGTTCAACTCAAACCTCTTAAGGCGGACTTCCATCTCCTCTACCGGTGGTATGCTGGAATTTAACCCGGGCGTGAGTTTCCTGGACAGCACAGTATATTACTGGCGGGTAGCTACTGTTCCTGCTTCCGGAACGGATTATAAATGGAACACGGCTTCCTTCACTTACCTGGCAGGCAAACCGGATGGCTTTGGCCAGGATCATTATTTCCAGCACCTGGAATCCCTGACGCAACATATCACCCTGCAGGAAAGCAGGACATGGACCTTTGATTCCACCATGAACAGTCTTACTGTACTGAATGGCGTATACCCCATCACCTCCGGCCAGCAGAACGCTTACACGGTATATGTGAACGGCAATGCGTTGATCAGCGCAGGTTGTACTTATAATGAACTGATCATAAATGTCCTTGATCCCCATACTTTCAAACCCTGGGTCAACCATTACAGCGGAGCGGCCGGTATGGGAGACTATAATAGTGACAAGTCCTGCGGCGGCGGCAGGGAATATAATTTTATGTATTCCCTGGCGACAACCGCCCGGAGAAAAGCAGCCATGGATTTCCTGAACCTGGTACCCGATGGTCATATTGTGATTATCCGGAGCAATTCCAGTCCCCAGACAACAGCTTACCCCACGGTGAATACGTTCTCCAAAGCATGGAAGGCAGATACTACCCTCTATGGATCCGGCGTATCACTCTATCATCTGCTGTTCAACCAGGGCTGGCTGGATATTGATGATTTCAGCTTCCCCCGCGGGTTTAACTTCGTCTATAAAAAGAACGATCCGGGTTTCAAGGCTGCTTCTGCTTTCACCCCCGATATTTTTAACCCTATTTCCCAGGCGGTGACCATACCTACACAGGATTCCGTAGGGACTATCAATTCACCCACTTTTGGCCCCGCCACCAAATGGCGTGAACTGGTGTGGAAAGGAGTAAGCACGGAAAGCAACTCAAAGGACAGGGTCTCCCTCCAGGTGATTGGTGTAGATAACAACGACCTGGAAACCGTTCTCTACCGGCTCAATGAATCCCAGCAGCATTTTGATATCTCATCGGTTGATCCGGGACAGTTCCCCTATATCCGGCTGAAGCTGCAGAATATGGACTCCGTTGGGTATACGCCTTACCAGCTGAAATACTGGCGCCTTTATTATGATCCCGTACCGGAAGGGGTGCTGGCGCCCAACCTGTCCTTCTCTACAGAAGATACAGTGGATATTGGTCAGACGCTGAACTTTACTATCCCTTTCAAGAATATTACCAAATCCACCTTCGCTGACAGCATCAGCCTCAAGGTGAATGTGATCAACAGCGGCAACGTATCCAATACTGTTGTGGTGCCTAAGCTGAAACCCCTGCAGCAGAATGATACGGCCATGATCCGGCTGGCTATCAATACCAGGACCTTCCCGGGTAAAAATACCCTGCAGCTGGATGTGAACCCGGATTTTGCGCAGCCGGAGCAATACCATTTCAATAATTTCGTGTTCCGCGATTTCTATGTACGGCCAGATGTTACCAATCCCTTACTGGACGTGACTTTCGACGGCGTGCATATTATTAACCGGGATATTGTTTCTGCCCGTCCCCATATCAGGGTCCGCCTGAAGGATGAGGCCAAATACATGCTGCTGAACGATACCTCCATCTCTTCTATCCAGGTCAGGCACCCCAACGGTGAAACCCGGGTACACTATTTTGATAACGATACCCTGCGGTTTACACCGGCTACCAGTGCGGAGGATAATTCAGCCACCATCGATTTCTTCCCTGATTTCACAGCTCAGGTGAATCCGGAAGGGGACGATTATGAAATGATCATCAGCGCTAAAGACCTCAGCGGTAATTCCGCCGGCACCAAAGAATACCGGGTGTCATTCCGGGTCATCAGCAAGCCAATGATCAGTAACCTG
- a CDS encoding PorV/PorQ family protein, giving the protein MNRVRLVVTLLICVSAQTGSVAQFRKYSNEFLNIGAGARGLSMGGSQVASVNDGTAAYWNPAGLVSVKDNPQLNLMHAEYFAGIGKYDYGTLVLPLKDNKRVLGLSLLRFAVDDIPNTIFLVEADGTINFSNIQTFSSADYAFLVSLAQQVKLKGDRQINAGINAKIIHRKAGDFATAWGFGFDAGIQIVDKRWRIGIMARDITTTFNAWSFSLNNKMREVFYLTDNEIPVKSTELTAPRLILGGAYNFRLSKNMNLLAEANVDLTFDGRRNTLLATDVMSVDPKLGLELAWKNVLFVRGGINNFQKALDDDDITNQKKIWIYQPGIGAGFRIANVQIDYAFTNLANQANPLYTHVFSLKTDLKKKEKN; this is encoded by the coding sequence ATGAATAGAGTCCGTCTTGTCGTTACCCTACTGATCTGTGTGTCTGCACAGACCGGTTCCGTTGCTCAGTTCCGAAAATACTCCAATGAATTCCTGAATATCGGCGCAGGCGCACGCGGCCTGTCCATGGGAGGTTCCCAGGTGGCTTCCGTCAATGATGGAACAGCGGCTTACTGGAACCCCGCCGGCCTGGTCAGTGTGAAAGATAATCCACAGCTCAACCTGATGCATGCCGAGTATTTTGCCGGTATCGGTAAATACGATTATGGCACCCTGGTGCTGCCGCTGAAAGACAATAAGCGGGTACTGGGACTTTCCCTCCTGCGTTTTGCCGTTGACGATATCCCCAATACCATTTTCCTGGTGGAGGCCGACGGGACCATCAATTTCAGTAATATCCAGACCTTCTCCTCGGCCGACTATGCCTTCCTGGTATCCCTGGCCCAGCAGGTCAAGCTCAAGGGCGACCGCCAGATCAATGCCGGTATCAACGCCAAGATCATCCACCGCAAGGCGGGCGATTTTGCCACCGCCTGGGGATTCGGCTTTGACGCCGGTATCCAGATCGTGGACAAACGCTGGCGCATCGGTATCATGGCCCGAGATATCACCACCACCTTTAACGCCTGGTCCTTCAGCCTCAACAATAAAATGCGCGAAGTATTCTACCTCACCGATAACGAGATCCCCGTTAAGTCCACTGAACTCACCGCCCCCCGGCTCATCCTGGGCGGCGCCTATAATTTCAGGCTCAGCAAGAACATGAACCTGCTGGCTGAAGCCAATGTAGACCTCACCTTCGACGGCCGCCGCAATACCCTGCTGGCCACCGATGTGATGAGCGTTGATCCCAAACTGGGGCTGGAACTGGCCTGGAAGAACGTGCTCTTTGTACGCGGCGGTATCAATAATTTCCAGAAAGCCCTGGATGATGACGATATCACCAATCAGAAAAAGATCTGGATCTACCAACCCGGCATTGGCGCCGGCTTCCGGATCGCCAATGTGCAGATCGACTATGCCTTTACCAACCTGGCTAACCAGGCCAATCCATTGTATACGCACGTTTTTTCACTGAAGACTGACCTGAAGAAGAAGGAAAAAAACTGA
- the tyrS gene encoding tyrosine--tRNA ligase, which translates to MNWIEELRWRGMIQDIMPGTEQQLAKEMTAGYIGFDPTADSLHIGSLVPILLLVHLQQNGHKPIALVGGATGMIGDPTGKSEERNLLNEETLAKNVAGVRAQLEKYLDFTPGLPNAAEMVNNYDWFKDISFIDFLRDAGKHITVNYMMAKDSVKKRIEGDTGISYTEFAYQLMQGYDFYWLYNHKNVKLQMGGSDQWGNITTGTEFIRRKVSGEAFAFTCPLIKKSDGGKFGKTESGNVWLDPVRTTPYQFYQFWLNATDTDATGWIKIFTFLPPATIDALLESHAANPGARELQKTLAREVTTFVHGEEAYRQAIETTEKLFANQSAPAESLSVEDLEGMEGVIKFDYPLDKLQAGIDVVSFLAETTIFPSKGEARKTVQGGGVSINRKKVEDVQAAVGNTLLLHGKYLLVQKGKKNYYLVKAV; encoded by the coding sequence ATGAATTGGATCGAAGAATTACGATGGAGGGGCATGATACAGGATATAATGCCCGGAACAGAGCAGCAACTGGCCAAAGAGATGACCGCCGGTTATATTGGTTTTGACCCTACGGCCGACAGCCTCCATATCGGCAGCCTGGTACCCATTCTCCTGCTGGTACATCTCCAGCAAAACGGGCATAAGCCCATCGCCCTGGTTGGCGGCGCCACCGGGATGATCGGCGATCCCACCGGCAAAAGCGAAGAAAGGAACCTGCTGAACGAAGAGACCCTGGCCAAAAACGTGGCCGGCGTCCGCGCCCAGCTGGAAAAATACCTGGACTTTACCCCCGGCCTGCCCAATGCAGCCGAGATGGTCAATAACTACGACTGGTTCAAGGACATTTCCTTCATCGATTTCCTGCGGGATGCCGGTAAGCATATTACCGTCAACTACATGATGGCCAAAGACAGTGTCAAAAAACGTATTGAAGGCGATACCGGTATCAGCTACACAGAATTTGCCTACCAGCTGATGCAGGGGTACGATTTCTACTGGTTATACAATCATAAGAACGTGAAGCTCCAGATGGGTGGCAGCGACCAGTGGGGTAATATCACCACAGGTACGGAGTTCATCCGCCGGAAAGTGTCCGGCGAAGCCTTTGCCTTTACCTGCCCGCTGATCAAAAAATCCGATGGCGGCAAGTTCGGTAAAACAGAAAGCGGTAATGTCTGGCTGGACCCGGTGCGCACCACCCCTTACCAGTTCTACCAGTTCTGGCTGAATGCCACCGATACCGATGCCACCGGCTGGATCAAGATCTTCACCTTCCTCCCTCCTGCCACTATTGACGCCCTGCTGGAATCCCATGCCGCCAATCCCGGCGCCCGGGAGCTGCAGAAGACCCTGGCCCGCGAGGTGACTACCTTTGTCCATGGCGAAGAGGCCTACCGCCAGGCTATTGAGACCACGGAGAAATTATTTGCGAACCAGTCGGCCCCTGCTGAATCCCTCAGCGTGGAAGACCTGGAAGGCATGGAAGGCGTGATCAAATTCGACTACCCCCTGGATAAGCTCCAGGCCGGCATCGACGTGGTCAGCTTCCTGGCCGAGACCACCATCTTCCCCAGTAAAGGCGAAGCCCGGAAGACCGTCCAGGGCGGCGGTGTGAGTATTAACCGGAAGAAAGTAGAGGATGTACAGGCAGCTGTTGGCAATACCCTGCTCCTCCATGGGAAGTATTTGCTGGTGCAGAAAGGGAAGAAGAATTATTACTTGGTGAAAGCAGTGTAA
- a CDS encoding transposase encodes MNKSQGQDIVKELMGYLLPAGTLDYFELTHIVKDKEGLVLFLEEKNLPPAEYQDQSLHSKGFLPEVRVQDFPIRDQKVQLSIRRRRWEHPGTGEIISRNWDLVMQGARITKEFGLFLKDALG; translated from the coding sequence ATGAATAAAAGCCAAGGACAGGATATAGTAAAAGAGTTAATGGGTTATTTATTACCCGCAGGAACATTAGACTATTTTGAATTAACTCACATCGTAAAAGATAAAGAAGGTCTGGTATTATTTTTAGAAGAGAAGAACCTTCCCCCCGCCGAATACCAGGACCAATCCCTTCATTCCAAAGGCTTTTTACCCGAAGTTCGAGTTCAAGACTTCCCTATTCGCGATCAGAAAGTACAATTAAGCATCCGGCGCCGCCGCTGGGAACATCCGGGCACTGGCGAGATCATCTCCCGCAACTGGGACCTGGTCATGCAGGGCGCACGAATCACCAAAGAGTTCGGGCTTTTTTTAAAAGATGCACTTGGATAA
- a CDS encoding transposase, with the protein MTNYTIVTNKAAKGRKGALVAMVRGTLADRVEEVLSRLSLKLRKRVQEVTLDMAANMNLIVKRCFPFAHRVIDRFHIQQLAGEAVQEIRIKYRWQAIDEENEQIALSRKAKQTYVQQLLSNGDSPKQLLARSRYLLFKQKIRWTPSQKQRAALLFELYPRVKQAYDLSIKLADIFRQCKCKEEAFKRLALWHNEVETAGIESFRTVSRSIETHYLAILNFFNNRSTNASAESFNAKIKAFRASARGVRDIKFFLFRLSKLYA; encoded by the coding sequence ATGACGAACTACACTATTGTCACCAACAAAGCAGCTAAAGGCCGCAAGGGCGCGCTGGTAGCAATGGTCAGAGGAACGCTGGCTGACCGGGTGGAAGAAGTCTTATCCCGCCTGAGTTTGAAGCTCAGGAAGCGGGTTCAGGAAGTAACCCTGGATATGGCCGCTAATATGAACCTGATCGTCAAACGGTGCTTCCCTTTTGCACACCGTGTTATTGATCGCTTCCACATACAACAACTGGCCGGAGAAGCAGTGCAAGAGATACGAATAAAGTATCGCTGGCAGGCTATCGACGAAGAGAATGAGCAGATTGCTCTGTCAAGAAAAGCCAAACAGACTTACGTGCAACAGTTATTATCCAATGGCGATTCCCCCAAACAATTACTTGCCCGCAGCCGCTACCTGCTGTTCAAGCAAAAGATCAGGTGGACTCCTTCACAAAAACAAAGGGCAGCACTGCTGTTCGAGTTGTATCCACGAGTGAAGCAGGCTTATGATCTATCCATAAAGCTGGCTGATATCTTCCGTCAATGCAAATGCAAGGAAGAGGCCTTTAAGAGACTGGCGCTCTGGCATAATGAAGTGGAAACGGCAGGAATAGAATCGTTCAGAACGGTATCAAGATCTATTGAGACTCACTACCTGGCAATACTGAACTTCTTCAATAACAGAAGTACCAATGCTTCGGCAGAATCCTTTAATGCGAAAATAAAGGCCTTCAGGGCATCAGCCAGAGGGGTTAGGGACATCAAATTCTTCTTGTTCAGACTGTCTAAACTCTATGCGTAG
- a CDS encoding endonuclease/exonuclease/phosphatase family protein, translating to MKNNNPFLFTAIIMIIIAMQACKVSHSKVKKQVQATVDLSVMQFNAWGAGDGVDKYRNLRAGSGFEAIVDEIAAHDPDVVTLSEVNGPSAKKIIEALAKKGKTYYTFTTTRNPSIISRYPITYNSSINHFRSNPETDPTHGLCKLIIKVKDHEVAVYSGHLDYTNYACYLPRGYDGVSWSALSAPVTDPGKILAQNAGSTRASNIQDFIDSAKADIARNRTVILGGDFNEPSHLDWTENTKNLFDHNGVVVPWPVSKALKENGFIDSYRAMYPNEVDYPGFTWVAQKSWTPLSDERDRIDFIYYYARNNITLTSSVIVGPKESIVKDKPVAETSKDRFLLPVGIWPTDHKAVLSKFKIQLPGE from the coding sequence TTGAAGAACAATAATCCTTTTTTATTCACGGCAATTATTATGATCATAATTGCCATGCAAGCCTGTAAAGTGTCTCATTCGAAAGTAAAAAAACAGGTACAAGCTACCGTTGATCTCAGTGTCATGCAGTTTAATGCCTGGGGGGCAGGTGATGGTGTTGACAAATATAGAAACCTGCGTGCAGGATCTGGTTTTGAAGCCATTGTTGATGAAATAGCCGCGCATGATCCTGATGTTGTTACGTTGAGTGAAGTTAATGGGCCGTCAGCAAAAAAAATAATAGAAGCCCTCGCTAAAAAGGGTAAGACCTATTATACCTTCACTACAACAAGAAACCCCAGTATAATTAGCAGATATCCTATAACTTACAATAGTAGTATTAACCACTTCCGATCTAATCCTGAAACAGATCCCACACACGGCCTTTGCAAGCTGATTATCAAAGTAAAAGATCACGAAGTTGCGGTATATTCCGGCCATTTGGATTATACAAATTATGCATGCTATTTACCCCGTGGCTACGACGGTGTGAGTTGGTCAGCTTTATCGGCGCCGGTTACAGACCCCGGTAAAATTCTGGCGCAAAATGCGGGCTCCACCCGCGCATCAAATATTCAGGATTTTATAGATTCAGCAAAAGCAGATATCGCCAGGAACAGAACAGTAATTTTGGGTGGAGATTTTAATGAGCCATCACACCTGGATTGGACTGAAAACACTAAAAATTTGTTTGATCATAACGGGGTTGTTGTGCCCTGGCCTGTTTCAAAAGCATTAAAAGAAAATGGATTCATAGACAGCTATAGAGCCATGTACCCAAATGAAGTTGACTATCCCGGCTTTACCTGGGTTGCTCAAAAATCATGGACTCCGCTGTCCGATGAGCGCGACCGGATCGACTTTATTTATTACTATGCCCGAAATAACATTACGCTAACCAGCAGTGTTATTGTTGGGCCTAAAGAGAGTATTGTTAAAGATAAACCTGTTGCAGAGACTTCAAAAGACAGGTTCCTGCTTCCAGTGGGAATTTGGCCGACAGACCATAAAGCCGTACTAAGTAAATTTAAAATTCAACTTCCCGGAGAATAG
- a CDS encoding lytic transglycosylase domain-containing protein, with protein MRNLPNHLAVFFAGALVALLICCQMAFRDNPPADKTSQDNATLAIMPEKIDFAGEAVPLDRWDVKERFDRELLINYHNKYNVLFVSKLAGRYFPIIEERLKANGIPEDFKYLCVAESNLVSAAISKAGAVSFWQFMPGTAPGYNLTVNQQVDHRYDLIRATDAACQYFKTAYARFGSWTAAAASYNCGMGGYGSQASFQQTKNYYDLHLPEETNRYIFRILTFKHLMTNAETLGLALPEKEIYEPVQSRQITVSSSIPDLAAFAITQGTTYKELRLMNPWLRGRTLAIAGGKTYIIHLPTSK; from the coding sequence ATGAGAAACTTACCCAATCACCTCGCTGTTTTCTTTGCAGGCGCCCTGGTAGCGCTGCTGATCTGCTGTCAGATGGCTTTCCGGGATAATCCACCCGCCGATAAGACCAGCCAGGACAATGCTACTCTCGCTATCATGCCTGAAAAAATAGACTTTGCAGGCGAAGCTGTGCCCCTGGACCGCTGGGACGTTAAAGAGCGGTTCGACCGGGAACTGCTCATCAATTACCACAATAAATACAATGTACTGTTCGTGTCCAAACTGGCCGGCCGGTATTTCCCCATCATAGAAGAGCGACTAAAAGCCAATGGCATACCAGAAGATTTTAAATACCTCTGCGTAGCCGAAAGCAACCTGGTGTCCGCCGCCATTTCCAAGGCCGGCGCCGTGAGCTTCTGGCAGTTCATGCCCGGCACCGCTCCTGGTTATAACCTGACCGTGAACCAGCAGGTAGACCATCGGTACGATCTGATCCGCGCCACCGACGCCGCCTGCCAGTACTTCAAAACAGCCTATGCCCGCTTTGGCAGTTGGACAGCCGCTGCCGCCTCCTACAACTGTGGCATGGGCGGCTATGGCAGCCAGGCCAGCTTCCAGCAGACAAAGAATTACTACGACCTGCACCTGCCCGAAGAAACCAACCGCTATATCTTCCGCATCCTCACTTTTAAACACCTGATGACAAATGCAGAAACACTGGGACTGGCCCTTCCCGAAAAAGAGATCTATGAACCTGTCCAATCCCGTCAAATAACTGTCAGTAGCTCTATCCCCGACCTGGCCGCTTTCGCCATAACACAGGGCACTACTTATAAAGAACTCAGGTTGATGAATCCCTGGCTCAGGGGACGGACACTGGCAATAGCAGGCGGTAAGACCTATATTATTCATCTCCCTACTTCCAAATAA